From Alteribacter lacisalsi, a single genomic window includes:
- a CDS encoding pyridoxamine 5'-phosphate oxidase family protein, with protein sequence MPFSHRLTSKKQLAALAGEPSELVKQKTIDRLDGHCRELIARSPFVVISTADASGNCDASPRGDGPGFVHAVDDKRLVIPERPGNKRMDTLYNLLENDRIGLLFLIPGFGETLRINGRAAVITDRDLLEPCAVRGKVPALGIGVEADECFIHCAKAMKRSGIWTPEKWPDVSDLPKAAVMLADHAGIGRGGSGALEERLEKGYRENLY encoded by the coding sequence ATGCCATTTTCACACCGGCTCACCTCAAAAAAACAGCTGGCAGCGCTTGCCGGAGAGCCGAGCGAGCTTGTCAAACAGAAAACGATTGACCGCCTTGACGGGCACTGCCGGGAGCTGATCGCCCGTTCGCCGTTTGTGGTGATTTCAACCGCTGACGCAAGCGGGAACTGCGATGCGTCTCCACGGGGCGACGGGCCAGGCTTTGTGCACGCGGTGGACGACAAGCGGCTCGTGATTCCGGAAAGGCCGGGCAATAAACGAATGGATACGCTGTACAACCTCCTTGAAAATGACCGGATCGGGCTTCTTTTTCTGATTCCGGGGTTTGGGGAGACGCTTCGTATCAACGGGCGTGCGGCGGTCATTACTGACCGTGATCTCCTTGAGCCGTGTGCGGTCAGGGGGAAAGTGCCTGCTCTCGGCATCGGAGTGGAAGCCGATGAGTGCTTTATCCACTGTGCGAAGGCGATGAAGCGTTCCGGAATCTGGACACCGGAAAAATGGCCGGACGTCTCGGATCTTCCGAAAGCGGCAGTGATGCTCGCTGACCACGCTGGAATTGGAAGAGGCGGGAGCGGAGCTCTTGAAGAGAGGCTGGAAAAAGGATACCGGGAAAACCTCTATTAA
- a CDS encoding YheC/YheD family protein, translated as MIGVIIGKKEFKRIQSGTAKNEYLPAYVAFVNAYMTPVMFFVLNSGAVGEGKTRAVVFEPGGRRSEGILPLPNRVYCRSILSPGQRELAQQIQDKGITTVYQLQSKRERDKLRHMNILRKDRSGLFQVPETKALSWQQLQNMLRKHKKVIVKLRNGALGRRVYSISKTGTKYLLTSSRKGEMNKNVYTAAGLRRFFRQRKMQRKRWVVQQYVAAKKQAGRTLECRFSVQKGETGEWMVAAKAIRLSRKGHFLTNVAQGATAVPFSEAALQAAAPGMEKKLNRASIQIARRLEKSLPVIDLGLDLMIDPDDRIWLIEANQKDQRLTYRYAGMEAEYRETFMNPLRYLLSRRH; from the coding sequence ATGATAGGTGTAATAATCGGAAAGAAAGAATTTAAGCGAATACAAAGCGGCACAGCAAAAAATGAATATCTTCCGGCTTACGTGGCATTCGTGAATGCCTATATGACGCCGGTAATGTTTTTTGTGCTCAATTCCGGTGCGGTGGGCGAAGGTAAAACCCGAGCTGTAGTGTTTGAACCGGGAGGCCGGCGTTCGGAAGGAATTCTGCCGCTGCCGAACCGCGTCTACTGCCGTTCAATTCTGTCTCCGGGTCAGCGTGAGCTTGCACAGCAGATTCAGGATAAAGGAATCACAACCGTTTACCAGCTGCAATCAAAACGGGAACGGGATAAACTGCGGCATATGAATATACTGCGCAAAGACCGATCCGGGCTTTTTCAGGTTCCGGAGACAAAGGCGCTGTCATGGCAGCAGCTCCAGAATATGCTCAGGAAACACAAAAAGGTTATTGTTAAGCTAAGAAATGGGGCATTGGGCAGGAGGGTATACTCTATTTCAAAGACAGGTACAAAATACCTTTTAACCTCTTCCAGAAAGGGAGAAATGAATAAAAACGTGTATACAGCAGCAGGCCTGCGCCGTTTTTTCCGACAGAGGAAGATGCAGAGAAAGCGCTGGGTCGTTCAGCAGTATGTTGCTGCAAAAAAACAGGCCGGGCGTACATTGGAATGCCGTTTCAGCGTACAGAAGGGAGAGACAGGCGAGTGGATGGTTGCCGCCAAAGCGATTCGCCTGTCCCGAAAAGGCCATTTTCTGACCAACGTGGCACAGGGAGCGACGGCAGTTCCGTTTTCCGAGGCAGCCTTGCAGGCAGCCGCTCCCGGAATGGAGAAAAAGCTGAATAGGGCCAGTATCCAGATCGCACGCCGACTTGAAAAATCACTGCCGGTCATCGATCTTGGTCTCGATCTCATGATCGATCCGGATGACCGTATCTGGTTGATCGAAGCGAATCAGAAAGATCAGCGGCTCACTTATAGGTATGCCGGTATGGAAGCAGAATACAGAGAAACGTTTATGAATCCACTGCGGTACCTGCTGAGCCGGAGGCATTAA
- a CDS encoding GNAT family N-acetyltransferase, which translates to MSIRTERLVLTPCAKDLYHMIKDDYPCGAHIMNYMQDVEEDPELAGWGCWFAFRNGRVIGDLGFKGKPSPLRTVEIGYGFLPEVRNTGYATESARALIGWAFSTGKVDKILAECHKENQSSIRVLEKLGFESFREGDGLIFWQLSGKTGTVLT; encoded by the coding sequence ATGAGTATACGAACGGAACGACTCGTTCTCACGCCCTGCGCAAAGGATTTGTACCATATGATTAAGGACGATTATCCGTGCGGGGCTCACATTATGAATTATATGCAGGATGTAGAGGAAGATCCGGAGCTGGCGGGCTGGGGCTGCTGGTTTGCATTTAGAAACGGCCGGGTCATCGGCGACCTCGGATTCAAAGGCAAGCCCTCGCCGCTTAGAACAGTGGAAATCGGCTACGGTTTTCTTCCGGAAGTCCGCAACACGGGATACGCCACCGAGAGTGCCCGTGCGCTCATCGGCTGGGCTTTTTCCACCGGGAAAGTGGACAAGATCCTCGCCGAATGCCACAAAGAAAACCAGTCGTCGATCCGCGTCCTCGAAAAACTCGGTTTTGAATCGTTCAGAGAAGGCGACGGCCTCATCTTTTGGCAGCTCTCAGGTAAAACGGGGACGGTTCTCACGTGA